The Antedon mediterranea chromosome 11, ecAntMedi1.1, whole genome shotgun sequence genome window below encodes:
- the LOC140061934 gene encoding high affinity cAMP-specific and IBMX-insensitive 3',5'-cyclic phosphodiesterase 8B-like isoform X1, protein MGCAPSITVSQSGVVYCRESEESNSPPSASFSQQNQVTIKSAGGTLESAAHPLQFCKDRRGTLEAETQTSQSIENMKADMNEVEFGPMKLTQPRMQILLVFGKEDSQSDALWWAADKGGYKCHMALNQVDALECYLEKRHELIIVDHRHKSFDALALCRSVRATKDSEHSVILAVVKKSNTDRDEISVGPLLSAGFNRRFVENTNTGTCLNELLQLEHGDVKNHFRLRAAAALFTALENTSDRVHITDDHHTVQYVNSAYEHYIGFSSEELLGKEISDIPQSDKNKTEQLDTIYSQLKKGKSWEGTMYSKKKSGENIAQQVHITPEVGYGGKVRQLVYVSKNQEYKDGLCATYDILRGGGISDLRTFQKTGYDGCSLASEPGNLTRRQSIARIHSMMIEAPITKVINIINAAQENSPVTVVQALDKVLEILRSSELYAPPLNSQGHEENQMTTDLVGGLMTHSGFALRRKMSGPEATITRVISSLMPNNSGTYISQVPPEIKQLLLTDELWDFDILALERITLHRPLVNLGMSIFTRFSVCSYLNCSEAVLRNWLQVIEANYHSSNPYHNSTHAADVLHTTAYFLSKDKLKQCFDTYDQVASLIAATVHDVDHPGRTNSFLCNAGSELAILYNDTAVLESHHAALAFQVTTKEDKCNIFKNMDQDEYRMLRQTIIDMVLATEMTKHFEHLNKFTTSFIKTNAEDGMSVISGSPGGISLSSNVAPENRTLIRRMLIKCADVANPTKPQDLCVAWADRIAEEYFSQTEEEKRRGLPVVMPVFDRVTCSIPKSQMSFIEYFINDMFDVWDEFIDCPEVIVHLQNNYRYWKEQETKEQENKLEKSGSEDN, encoded by the exons ATGGGCTGTGCACCTAGTATAACTGTTTCACAGAGTGGAGTAGTGTACTGTAGAGAATCAGAGGAATCAAACTCGCCTCCGTCCGCTAGTTTTAGTCAACAGAATCAGGTTACAATCAAATCAGCAGGCGGAACGTTAGAGTCCGCAGCCCACCCACTTCAGTTTTGTAAGGATCGGAGAGGAACATTGGAGGCTGAGACTCAAACTAGCCAGTCCATAGAAAATATGAAg gccgATATGAATGAGGTTGAATTTGGCCCAATGAAACTTACTCAGCCACGAATGCAG ATACTGCTAGTTTTTGGCAAGGAAGATAGCCAGAGCGATGCACTCTGGTGGGCTGCTGATAAGGGAGGTTATAAGTGCCATATGGCTCTGAACCAAGTTGATGCCCTCGAATGCTACTTAGAAAAACGACATGAACTTATTATAGTGGATCACAGACATAAGAGCTTTGATGCACTTGCCTTATGCAG GTCTGTACGTGCTACAAAGGACAGTGAACATTCAGTAATTTTGGCTGTTGTGAAAAAAAG caacACAGATAGAGATGAAATATCAGTTGGACCACTGCTATCTGCCGGATTCAATCGTCGTTTTGTCGAGAACACAAACACAGGAACATGCTTGAATGAACTTTTACAACTTGAGCATGGAGATGTGAAGAACCATTTCCGCTTGAG GGCCGCGGCAGCTCTGTTCACCGCGTTAGAGAATACGTCCGATAGGGTACACATAACAGACGATCATCACACGGTCCAGTACGTGAACAGCGCCTACGAACATTATATAGGATTTTCAAGCGAAGAATTATTAGGCAAAGAAATATCTGACATACCACAAAGTGACAAGAATAAGACAGAACAACTTGATACAATATACTCGCAGCTCAAAAAAGGAAAG TCATGGGAAGGAACAATGTATTCAAAGAAAAAGAGTGGAGAAAACATTGCCCAACAAGTACACATCACCCCAGAGGTGGGATATGGAGG aaAAGTTCGACAACTTGTATATGTCAGCAAAAATCAAGAATATAAAGATGGCTTATGTG CTACATATGATATCTTAAGAGGCGGCGGAATTTCTGATCTCAGAACGTTCCAGAAGACTGGGTACGATGGGTGTTCACTAGCCAGTGAACCAg GAAATTTAACAAGGAGACAATCCATCGCTAGGATTCACTCGATGATGATAGAAGCTCCGATAACGAag GTGATTAATATAATCAACGCAGCTCAGGAGAACAGCCCGGTCACGGTCGTTCAAGCTTTAGATAAAGTGTTAGAGATTTTGCGATCTTCGGAGCTTTACGCACCGCCGTTAAATTCCCAGGGGCATGAAGAGAATCAGATGACAACAGACTTGGTTGGCGGATTAATGACA CATAGTGGTTTTGCATTACGGCGCAAGATGTCTGGTCCGGAGGCTACTATTACAAGAG TCATATCTTCACTAATGCCTAATAATTCAGGTACATACATCAGCCAAGTACCTCCAGAAATCAAGCAGTTGTTGTTGACAGACGAATTATGGGATTTTGACATCCTTGCCTTAGAAAGAATTACTTTGCATAG ACCGTTGGTAAATTTAGGGATGAGTATATTTACACGGTTTAGTGTGTGTAGCTACTTAAACTGCTCAGAGGCAGTGCTACGTAACTGGTTACAAGTTATCGAAGCAAATTATCATTCATCAAACCCGTACCATAACTCAACTCATGCGGCAGACGTACTTCATACGACGGCTTACTTTCTCAGTAAGGATAAACTGAAg CAATGTTTTGACACGTACGACCAAGTAGCATCGTTAATTGCGGCAACTGTTCACGACGTTGACCACCCAGGAAGAACTAATTCATTCTTATGCAATGCAGGAAGTGAACTCGCAATCCTATACAATGATAC AGCTGTGTTGGAGAGCCACCATGCTGCCTTGGCATTCCAAGTGACGACCAAAGAAGATAAATGCAACATATTCAAAAATATGGATCA agatgaATATCGTATGTTACGTCAGACTATCATTGATATGGTGTTGGCCACAGAAATGACGAAACATTTTGAACATCTCAACAAGTTTACAACcagttttattaaaacaaatgcaGAGGATGGCATGTCAGTG atcAGTGGTTCTCCTGGAGGTATCTCACTTAGCTCCAATGTGGCACCAGAGAATCGCACACTTATACGGCGAATGCTTATCAAATGTGCCGATGTGGCCAACCCCACCAAGCCTCAGGACCTGTGTGTAGCCTGGGCTGACAGAATAGCTGAGGAATACTTTTCACAg ACTGAAGAAGAAAAGAGAAGAGGTTTACCTGTTGTTATGCCTGTCTTTGATAGAGTCACTTGTAGCATTCCAAAGTCACAGATGTCTTTTATTGAATATTTCATCAACGATATGTTTGATGTATGGGACG AATTTATTGATTGTCCAGAAGTTATCGTCCACTTACAAAATAATTACAGGTATTGGAAGGAACAAGAAACAAAGGAACAAGAAAACAAACTGGAAAAAAGTGGATCGGAAGATAATTAA
- the LOC140061934 gene encoding high affinity cAMP-specific and IBMX-insensitive 3',5'-cyclic phosphodiesterase 8B-like isoform X2 — translation MNEVEFGPMKLTQPRMQILLVFGKEDSQSDALWWAADKGGYKCHMALNQVDALECYLEKRHELIIVDHRHKSFDALALCRSVRATKDSEHSVILAVVKKSNTDRDEISVGPLLSAGFNRRFVENTNTGTCLNELLQLEHGDVKNHFRLRAAAALFTALENTSDRVHITDDHHTVQYVNSAYEHYIGFSSEELLGKEISDIPQSDKNKTEQLDTIYSQLKKGKSWEGTMYSKKKSGENIAQQVHITPEVGYGGKVRQLVYVSKNQEYKDGLCATYDILRGGGISDLRTFQKTGYDGCSLASEPGNLTRRQSIARIHSMMIEAPITKVINIINAAQENSPVTVVQALDKVLEILRSSELYAPPLNSQGHEENQMTTDLVGGLMTHSGFALRRKMSGPEATITRVISSLMPNNSGTYISQVPPEIKQLLLTDELWDFDILALERITLHRPLVNLGMSIFTRFSVCSYLNCSEAVLRNWLQVIEANYHSSNPYHNSTHAADVLHTTAYFLSKDKLKQCFDTYDQVASLIAATVHDVDHPGRTNSFLCNAGSELAILYNDTAVLESHHAALAFQVTTKEDKCNIFKNMDQDEYRMLRQTIIDMVLATEMTKHFEHLNKFTTSFIKTNAEDGMSVISGSPGGISLSSNVAPENRTLIRRMLIKCADVANPTKPQDLCVAWADRIAEEYFSQTEEEKRRGLPVVMPVFDRVTCSIPKSQMSFIEYFINDMFDVWDEFIDCPEVIVHLQNNYRYWKEQETKEQENKLEKSGSEDN, via the exons ATGAATGAGGTTGAATTTGGCCCAATGAAACTTACTCAGCCACGAATGCAG ATACTGCTAGTTTTTGGCAAGGAAGATAGCCAGAGCGATGCACTCTGGTGGGCTGCTGATAAGGGAGGTTATAAGTGCCATATGGCTCTGAACCAAGTTGATGCCCTCGAATGCTACTTAGAAAAACGACATGAACTTATTATAGTGGATCACAGACATAAGAGCTTTGATGCACTTGCCTTATGCAG GTCTGTACGTGCTACAAAGGACAGTGAACATTCAGTAATTTTGGCTGTTGTGAAAAAAAG caacACAGATAGAGATGAAATATCAGTTGGACCACTGCTATCTGCCGGATTCAATCGTCGTTTTGTCGAGAACACAAACACAGGAACATGCTTGAATGAACTTTTACAACTTGAGCATGGAGATGTGAAGAACCATTTCCGCTTGAG GGCCGCGGCAGCTCTGTTCACCGCGTTAGAGAATACGTCCGATAGGGTACACATAACAGACGATCATCACACGGTCCAGTACGTGAACAGCGCCTACGAACATTATATAGGATTTTCAAGCGAAGAATTATTAGGCAAAGAAATATCTGACATACCACAAAGTGACAAGAATAAGACAGAACAACTTGATACAATATACTCGCAGCTCAAAAAAGGAAAG TCATGGGAAGGAACAATGTATTCAAAGAAAAAGAGTGGAGAAAACATTGCCCAACAAGTACACATCACCCCAGAGGTGGGATATGGAGG aaAAGTTCGACAACTTGTATATGTCAGCAAAAATCAAGAATATAAAGATGGCTTATGTG CTACATATGATATCTTAAGAGGCGGCGGAATTTCTGATCTCAGAACGTTCCAGAAGACTGGGTACGATGGGTGTTCACTAGCCAGTGAACCAg GAAATTTAACAAGGAGACAATCCATCGCTAGGATTCACTCGATGATGATAGAAGCTCCGATAACGAag GTGATTAATATAATCAACGCAGCTCAGGAGAACAGCCCGGTCACGGTCGTTCAAGCTTTAGATAAAGTGTTAGAGATTTTGCGATCTTCGGAGCTTTACGCACCGCCGTTAAATTCCCAGGGGCATGAAGAGAATCAGATGACAACAGACTTGGTTGGCGGATTAATGACA CATAGTGGTTTTGCATTACGGCGCAAGATGTCTGGTCCGGAGGCTACTATTACAAGAG TCATATCTTCACTAATGCCTAATAATTCAGGTACATACATCAGCCAAGTACCTCCAGAAATCAAGCAGTTGTTGTTGACAGACGAATTATGGGATTTTGACATCCTTGCCTTAGAAAGAATTACTTTGCATAG ACCGTTGGTAAATTTAGGGATGAGTATATTTACACGGTTTAGTGTGTGTAGCTACTTAAACTGCTCAGAGGCAGTGCTACGTAACTGGTTACAAGTTATCGAAGCAAATTATCATTCATCAAACCCGTACCATAACTCAACTCATGCGGCAGACGTACTTCATACGACGGCTTACTTTCTCAGTAAGGATAAACTGAAg CAATGTTTTGACACGTACGACCAAGTAGCATCGTTAATTGCGGCAACTGTTCACGACGTTGACCACCCAGGAAGAACTAATTCATTCTTATGCAATGCAGGAAGTGAACTCGCAATCCTATACAATGATAC AGCTGTGTTGGAGAGCCACCATGCTGCCTTGGCATTCCAAGTGACGACCAAAGAAGATAAATGCAACATATTCAAAAATATGGATCA agatgaATATCGTATGTTACGTCAGACTATCATTGATATGGTGTTGGCCACAGAAATGACGAAACATTTTGAACATCTCAACAAGTTTACAACcagttttattaaaacaaatgcaGAGGATGGCATGTCAGTG atcAGTGGTTCTCCTGGAGGTATCTCACTTAGCTCCAATGTGGCACCAGAGAATCGCACACTTATACGGCGAATGCTTATCAAATGTGCCGATGTGGCCAACCCCACCAAGCCTCAGGACCTGTGTGTAGCCTGGGCTGACAGAATAGCTGAGGAATACTTTTCACAg ACTGAAGAAGAAAAGAGAAGAGGTTTACCTGTTGTTATGCCTGTCTTTGATAGAGTCACTTGTAGCATTCCAAAGTCACAGATGTCTTTTATTGAATATTTCATCAACGATATGTTTGATGTATGGGACG AATTTATTGATTGTCCAGAAGTTATCGTCCACTTACAAAATAATTACAGGTATTGGAAGGAACAAGAAACAAAGGAACAAGAAAACAAACTGGAAAAAAGTGGATCGGAAGATAATTAA